Sequence from the Sphingobium indicum B90A genome:
CGATCTGCCGGTTGTCGGGATCGACGCGGATCGGGCGGTCGGCGGGGGGGAAGGCGCGCTGGTCGCAGCTTTGGCGGGGGCAGAGGCGACAGGTGATGCCGATGGGGGTCGCCGCCCCCTCCACCTCCAGTTGCAGGCCGTCGGCATAGACGAAATTGGCCGCATGGGCGGTCTCGCAGCCCAGCACGACGGCGAAGCGGCGGGGAGTGCGGCTGTAGCTGCCGGAGGGTTTCACCAGCCCCTTCGCCATGGAGACATAGCGGACGCCGTCGGGCGTTTCCCCCAGCTGCACGTTGATCCGGTCGGGGACGGCGACCGCTTCATGGACATTCCAGAGCGGGCAGGCGCCGCCGAAGCGGGCGAATTGCAGACGGGTGGCGCTGTGCCGCTTGGTGATGTTGCCCGCCATGTCGACGCGGCAGAAGAAGAAGGGGATGCCGCGCAGGCCGGGTCTTTGCAGCGTCGAGAGGCGGTGGCAGGCCTGTTCGAAGCTGACGCCGAAGCGGCGGGCGAGACGGTCTATGTCATGGCGCACTTCGCGAGCGGCTTCGCGGAACGGGGCATAGGGCATCAGCAGCGCGCCCGCCGCATAATTGGCGAGGCCGATGGCGAGCAGCCGGTCCGCGCCGGGCACGGGCAACGCCGCCTTGTTGACCACGTCCGCGATCACGGCCTGCCCCTCCAGCATCATCAACTGGTGGGCGAGCATGAATTTGCGGCTTTCGGTCGGCAGCGCCGCGTTCACGAACAGGCGCTTTTCGCTGCTGGTGTAGGAGCGGAGCGCGGAATCCGGCGTCTCGGCGATCAGCGTTTCGATGCCGTGGCGGCGGGCCAGCGCCTCCACCAGCATGCCTTCGTCCAGCGTCTGGCCGGCGGTGAAGCTGGCGGCCATGTCCTCCGCCAGGCAGTCGAGGACATGGACGTA
This genomic interval carries:
- a CDS encoding helix-turn-helix domain-containing protein, whose product is MARGNRIFAGPRLRQLRLDHRMDQATMAHALGISVSYLSQLENDDRPLTAKVKAAVASAFPTDWASFDSREEEQLLGAFTFALAHPELPGTPMEPERIEKLHLHFPEFAARYVDLYNAHMRANERINMIEEAIANDHAVQARLPWEAARDWFHEAGNYVHVLDCLAEDMAASFTAGQTLDEGMLVEALARRHGIETLIAETPDSALRSYTSSEKRLFVNAALPTESRKFMLAHQLMMLEGQAVIADVVNKAALPVPGADRLLAIGLANYAAGALLMPYAPFREAAREVRHDIDRLARRFGVSFEQACHRLSTLQRPGLRGIPFFFCRVDMAGNITKRHSATRLQFARFGGACPLWNVHEAVAVPDRINVQLGETPDGVRYVSMAKGLVKPSGSYSRTPRRFAVVLGCETAHAANFVYADGLQLEVEGAATPIGITCRLCPRQSCDQRAFPPADRPIRVDPDNRQIVPYWIG